aatataacaatttattgattaataaataaaaaatacaaaaatacaaatccaatTACTTCCGAAGGTACTATCCATCCGACTAACGTctaacgttttttatttttagaaggTAAGCCAACCAAATAATTCATATACTTATACTTGTAAGAGCATCTCGCTCTCTCTCTTACTTTTAAGATTTGGAAGGATGCTCTTGTTTGTCTATTGTTCATATACTTTAGGGGTATTTGTTTACTTACTTTTTACtttctgtttgtcttttcactttaaaagacaGAATTTTAGAGAATTTTAGGTAGAGAATTTttactttttggaaaaacaacaTTTTCTAAAGGCAAACAATAAACAAGAACAACAACTAGCAAACAGAAACCATAAACAGCAAGTAGCCAAATGGACCTTTATTtgattttcaatgcattatccTTTCTTgtgtttaaaaatatatatttcaatttaaattataaaaatattttcattcttttaaTATCTTTTTAAGAAAACGAGTTCAACCCAACATTCCACCTTTAAAGCTATGCTCctgataaaaattattttcatttACTTATGAATTCATTTCGTTTTAAGGTTTTAAATAAGGTTGTAATCGAACCGAGCTTTCACCTGTTCAAACTCAGCTCGCTATAAAATCAACGAGCTCGAGCTTGAGTCTGAGCTGAGCTTTAGTTTGCTCAAGGTCGGCTCAGTTTTAGAAAAGAAatgagctcgagccgagctccGAGCTTGTTTCGAACCTAAAATTCTCTttgaacttggttcattaaattttttttatctaaccatgaattgtttgtgagtaaatcgttaattatatttatgaagtttgcctacaaatagctctttaattgtATACATAAATAAGTTTATAAGCAAgcttcgtgaataaataaacaagatgcttacaaatagttcatctattactcatttaATATTATGGTGAACGAACTAATTTAGTagcaaattaaataatattaagtttagatatttgtgaagtacataaaactatataattttctacaaaactaaaatttgttcataaatgttttaATCGatcctgctcgcgagctttcgaaccGAGCTTTAACATGCTCAAGCTCAGCTCATTTACAAACCAAACCAGTAAATTGTGTTCATAAATGGTTTGTTTATAAATCGAACCGACCACTGAACCACTTATGAGCGGCTCAGCTCATTTGCAGCCTAGTTTTAAATATCTAAAtaagaaaaacattaaatatttttttctctctgaCATATAAGCTTGTTTTACCTTTTTAGCATGATAGTGGCTTTTATTATTTCCTATATACaagtcaatattttttttattatatatgaaataataatatattattagcTATATACAAATATACAAACAAGAATATACGTATTTATGTACtattaattagtaatttattTACCCGTTGTTGTTGTCTCTGTTCTCTCTCTAGACAATCTCTCTCTTGTCTTTGTGCGTGTCATTGTAATCCTCGAAGCCACACTAAACACTACTTCCATGGCCAAACCAAAGGCACCCAGACGCGCTCTAGACTCTTATACAGTCAAGCATATCAACAAAACCATTaaaggtattttttttttcccttcactttctctcttctcAATTTTCCTCGGAAACAAACTGCGCCGTACTCACCGActtcttttctgtttcttttagCCGGCGACTGCGTCTTGATGCGTCCTTCTGATTCTTCTAAGCCGTCCTACGTTGCCAGGATCGAGCAGATCGAATCCAACGGCCGAGGTGCTCAAGTCAGGATTCACGTCCGCTGGTATTATCGACCGGAGGAGTCCATCGGTGGCCGCCGGCAGTTTCACGGTTCTAAAGAGGTGTTCCTATCCGACCATTACGATACTCAGAGCACCGACACAATTGAAGGCAAGTGCACGGTTCATAGTTTCAAGAGCTACACGAAGCTCGATGCTGTGGGAAACGAGGACTTCTTTTGTCGTTTTGAATACAATTCTTCCACCGGCGCTTTTGATCCTGATAGAGTGGCCGTGTATGTAActgtttcttaaaaaaaaaatttgtttgttCCTGGATTTCCTTGTGCAtgtttattttccttttcaatCTCTAATTTTGATTGGGTACCGGTTTagttaatctgatttttttttttggttttagtCATGTAACTAATTCTTCAGTAACTCAAGATTTTGTATGCTTGTTGGTTTATGTTATGTTTGTTACTCCGCCATGTATCCATGTGCATATATAATGACATATGCATATTTCAGAGAGTACCTTTTACTGCAAATGAGCTTGGTTTTTAGGGTTTGTCCATTTTATGTGCACATTTTATGCATTCATTTGATGTAAGAATGATGTTTTTAGAGTTTTTGCAGCTGGATGGTTGTTTGTTATTTCTGTTGTAACTAAGGTTATATTTTTATGGTACATTGTTGCAATTGCAGGTATTGCAAATGCGAGATGCCTTACAACCCTGATGACCTAATGGTTCAATGTGAAAGCTGCAGCGATTGGTAAATGTTTTTGAAATTAATTTATGTTTCAATTTGACCCCTTTCACATGTTCATTGAAATTGCATAAACTATATGGAGCAATATTTATTTTATGGGAAAATTTTCTGGTGAAAGACTTGAAATAAATGTTTCTGGTTGTTATTGATCTCAGTTTGGCTTGCACAGTTTCCATCATATTACCAGCCTAACTGAAAGGTGTGAGATTTTACAATTTTAGAGAGGGTAAATTGGCATGGAAGCAATGCATGCAAGCTGCATGGGTAGATTTTCATCAAACTTCTAGGAAATCTTCTAGCTACAAGAATGATAACTATAGCATTTAAGGGGTGGTTATGAATCAGCCTTAGACAtgggccctgtttggtaaagagctttttggagtaaaattagaggtttgagacactttagaggttttgactagtcaaaaacCTCTAACAGTgatgtttggtgaagagaggtttgaaagagcttattattTCATTATCGTCTTAAGGTTttaagagggcgagccttggcgcaacggtaaaacgttgttgtcgtgtgaccagaggtcacgggttcgagtcttaggagcggcctcttgccaattggcaagggaaggcttgcccccaatacacccttgtggtgggacccctccccggaccctcgttcagcggggacgcgtaatgcgaccgggccgccctttttttttttttttttatcgtctTAAGGTTTTAaatagggctgtaatcgagccgagccgagttttggcctgctcaaactcggctcgctataaaattaacaagCTTGAGCCCAAGCCGAGCTTTGgtttgctcaagctcggctcagctcattagaaaataaacgagctcgagcttcgagcttgtttcgagtaAAAAAATCCTCTTTGAACTTGGTTCAATTTGACCCCTTTCACGTGTTCATTGAAATTTGCATGAAACTATGTGGAGTAACATTTATTTTTTGGGAAATTTTTCTGGTGAAAGACTTGAAATAAATGTTTCTGGTTGTTATTGATCTCAGTTTGGCTTGCACAGTTTCAtactcggctcgctataaaattaacaagcccgagcccgagccgagctttggtttGCTCAAGCACGGCTcagctcattagaaaataaacgagctcgagCTTTGAGCTTGTTTCGAGTAAAAAATCCTCTTTGAACTTGGTTCAATTTGACCCCTTTCACGTGTTCATTGAAATTTGCATGAAACTATGTGAAGTAACATTTATTTTTTGGGAAATTTTTCTGGTGAAAGACTTGAAATAAATGTTTCTGGTTGTTATTGATCTCAGTTTGGCTTGCACAGTTTCAtactcggctcgctataaaattaacaagcccgagcccgagcccgagcccgagccgagctttggtttGCTCAAGCACGGCTcagctcattagaaaataaacgagctcgagcttcgagcttgtttcgagtaAAAAATCCTCTTTGAACTTGGTTCAATTTGACCCCTTTCACGTGTTCATTGAAATTTGCATGAAACTATGTGGAGTAACATTTATTTTTTGGGAAATTTTTCTGGTGAAAGACTTGAAATAAATGTTTCTGGTTGTTATTGATCTCAGTTTGGCTTGCACAGTTTTCATCATATTACTAGCCTAACTGAAAGGTGTGAGATTTTACAAGTTTAGAGAGGGTAAATTGGCATGGAAACAATGCATGCAAGCTGCATGAGTAGATTTTCATCAAATTTCTAGGAAATCTTCTAGCTACAAGAATGATAACTATAGCATTTAAGGGGTAGTTATGAATCAGCCTTGGACATTATGTGCATTTTAAAGATACAATAAATGGATCCTTGGACGAGTTAAGGATGTGCATTACTTGTTAATGAGTTCCTAAACAGGAAGttgtatttgttcatattaatgTAGCTGATGGAAATGCTACTTAGAGATTGATAGGTTATTTGGAAAATGGTGTTCCTTTATTTAGCTATCATAAATAGAAGTTTCCTTTTTTAGCGATCATAAATGGTGTTATTTCGAAAATAGTGTTCCTTCATTTAGCTATAAAAAATAGAAGCGTCTTTTTAAACAAAATTTGAAATTGTAAGACAactatatgttttatattgtCAGACATTCTTGAAACTCGAGCTGTTCATGATCATCCTCTGAATTGTCCTTGTGAGTTTCTACAGGTTATTAACATTGTAATATTGTATACTATATAGCGTTGGTCAAAATTAATTGTGGACTAATTTATGTACATAACCTAGATTTTTGTGGAATTTACATCATATTATTTGTTTTCATATTGAACGGCAATTAGAATTCCTATTGAACACTTGATTGGTTATATTCAGTAACTCAGAGAACCTTATACAACCTTATTGAGAGAGGCGTGTTATTTATGGTGGACTTTACATTTCAAACTTGTGTTTGAAGTTTGAAATTTACTCTGTTTAAAATTTAGAAAAGGCAGTGAGCtagtttttgtttctttttttcaaacaaacaaacaaacaaaaaaacggGGCATTTTGCCAGCTTTTTGGAGATTGTTTGGATTGAGTCCACAACCCACGCTCCTTTTTGGAGTGTGATAGCCCCCAAGCTATTACTTTGCGTTTGGGTGAGTTATTAGTTTGTTGTTGCTTAGATGTTTCATTTAGGCAACCATTTTCTTTCATATTTTGACATCTAATAGATTAGTCACCTCTTTTATGAAAAGATATTTTGTGTAGTGTGTTATTATTAGAACTCCCCGTACTAGATTATCACATTGTTCATCTGCTCAGTATTTGAAAGTATGACATTAGTTGTCAAGCAAGTTGAACGGTAGTATTCTAATGTAGGTAAGATAATACTGTAAGATCTTGTTCTTACCCTACAACAAGTTATTCTTGCTTATGAACGGAAATATGTCATATTCATGAGAAATATCATTGGAACTTTTTGCATTTCCACATTATTGTTTTAATTCAGCATGTTTTACAGAGAAAATTCACTCGTGCAAATGAAATACgctatttaattactagtttcGGTTCAGGTTTCATCCAACTTGTATAGAAATGACGGCAGAGGAAGCTCAAAGACTTGACCACTTCTTTTGTGAGAATTGCTCATCTGAAGGTCAAAATAAGCTTCAGAATTCCAATGCTTCTTCAAAACAACCTGATACAAAGGTAATTCCTGTACATCGAAGGTGTTAATTAATATCGAAGCATTTACTTTTGATACGAACACCTCTTCCTTTATATGGACTCAAGTTGATCAATCAATCTTAGATTTTGTATATACTGACTGGAATTGTTTGATCACTGTCACATTAGATGTGTGATTTGTTCATGATCCATCTCTTTGAATTTACTGGAGAAGGTACTAAATTTATGTGAATGCCATGATCTCAAACTATATTTTGTTTTCTTGAATTGAACTATGGACATTTAGCTTTGAATTTACTGGAGAAGGTGCTAAATTTATGCGAATGCCATGATCTCAAACtgtattttcttttgctttcttGAATTGAACTATGGTCCCGTTTGGTACACTGTAATGAACGTTGTAATGGAATGCCCATTACAATGGATGATCATTACGACTagccataatatatatatttattatttatatgtaTTATCCACCATTCTTATTAAACGGTAAAGcataaaatgagaaaaacataaaaatgcaaAGAATG
The window above is part of the Euphorbia lathyris chromosome 3, ddEupLath1.1, whole genome shotgun sequence genome. Proteins encoded here:
- the LOC136222534 gene encoding chromatin remodeling protein SHL — translated: MAKPKAPRRALDSYTVKHINKTIKAGDCVLMRPSDSSKPSYVARIEQIESNGRGAQVRIHVRWYYRPEESIGGRRQFHGSKEVFLSDHYDTQSTDTIEGKCTVHSFKSYTKLDAVGNEDFFCRFEYNSSTGAFDPDRVAVYCKCEMPYNPDDLMVQCESCSDWFHPTCIEMTAEEAQRLDHFFCENCSSEGQNKLQNSNASSKQPDTKVETKRRRR